A window of Trichocoleus sp. FACHB-46 genomic DNA:
GCCCGCAGCAAACTCAAGCGCCAAGTTGAGCGATCGCAGATGAACCGTTTGCGATCGTAAGCTCTTTAAGTAAATCTCAATCTGATGCAGCGACTCATTGTAGAAAGCGACATGCTGGAATTGAGACACGTCAAAGTCGCCTTGGAAACGCCAATTCAAATGGTGCAGCATGTTGAGATTAAATTCTGCTGTCACCCCTCGGCTGTCATCATAGGCAGCTTCCAGAATATCGGGTGATTTTTGCAAGTCAAACCCCAGCAGGAAATATTCACCCGGTTTCAAGGCTGCTTTTACCTGAGCAAAGAAAACCTCACATGCAACAGGAGTGAGATTCCCCAGAGAACTGCCGAGGAAACAAATCATCCGGGTAGGGAGTTGCGCTGGCTCTAGTTTGGCAAGGGCTAACTCATAGGTGCTAACTAAGCCATGGACTTGCAAGGTTGGGTAATCCACGAGCAAATCCCGCGCACTACTTTCCAGGATGCCAGCACTGACATCAATCGGCATGTAGTGCAGAGGCTGCTCTAGGGAAGCATAAGCATCTAGCAAAATCCGAGTTTTGACAGCACTACCACTGCCAAGTTCGACCAGCTCACAAGGACCCGTAATTTGGGCGATCGCGGCTGCATACTGTTGCAGAATGGCTGTCTCGGTCCGAGTTAAGTAGTACTCTGGCAACCCACAGATTTGCTCAAATAGCTGAGAGCCGCGATCGTCGTAGAAATAATGCGGGGGCAATGACTTGGGCGCTTGGCCTAAACCATCAACCACATCCTTACCCGCTGTAAGCTCCGTGGCTAAAGGATTACTAGGGCTAATCAGATGTTCAATCTGCAAGCGCTTTTCCAGGGGCTGAACAACGCCTTGGTCCGGGGGGTGAGACACAAGATTGCTGCCCACTGCTTTAAAAATCGACATCCTACCTCCGTAAGTGTGATGGAAGCGAGATTGTTACTACTCGCAGCAAGTTAGCGCATCCATGTAAAACCGTTAGATTGACGCTGCGAAGCTTCTTAAATAGAGAACCACACAGCGAATCTTAGCCAAATCGAACTCAGGTGAGATTTTTTGGCTAATCGCTTGTATTTTCTCATTAAGGTTGCTGAGCAAAACTCAAGAAATCCTTAGCATCTGGCTAAGCGGCAGGAGGCTCCGCATCCCGCACACAGCGAAAGCCAGCCAAAATTTGCCGAGTTCCAGGCTCATACCAGTTACGAAAAGCACAGCGCAACCCCCAAGGTCGTGTCACCCAACTGCCACCCCGCAACACGCGATGCTGCCCATCAAAATACACTTGTGAGTAGCCACGATAGGGATAGAACTCAAACCCGTCGTAGCCATCAAACCAGGAAGCTGTCCACTCCCAAACGTTGCCTAGCATGTCGTAGCAACCGTAGAAGCTTTGCCCCTTTGGATAAGCATCAACCAGTGTCGTTTGCCCCTCCAAATGGTCGTGGTTGCAGCGTCCAATCCCAGATTCAGCGCTAGGAAAGACTTCGCCCCAAGGGTAGGTTTGGCGTTGCTGTTTCTGTGGATGCCAACTTGCAGCTTTTTCCCACTCGGCTTCTGTAGGTAGGCGCTTCTGCACAAAGCGAGCATAGGCTTCGGCTTCATAGCAACTAACGCCACAGACAGGATGAGCTGCCCAGGCTGGATCATTTGGCCAATAGAGCGGTTGAGTAATACCATTTGCTTGTCGCCATTGCCAACCCGATTCTGACCACCAATGGGGGTTTTGGTAGCCCCCAGCCGCGATAAATTTGCGGTACTGGCCATTGGTAACAGGGTAGCGATCGATCCAGTAGGTAGCGAGATCAACCGAATGTACCGGGCGCTCGTTGTCGATCGCGTCTAGAGAATCATTGCCTTGCTGAAATGCCCCGGCGGGAATGCAGACCATTTCCTCAAAATCGCTAGAGTCGGAGTGCTGCTGGGGTTGGTCTAGCCTACTTGAAGGCTTTAACTCAGCCGTCCACCGCTGCAATTGCAGCAAAAAACTAATGGTTTCGCAATGCTGACTTTCGTGCTGCAATAGCCAGTGCCAGAGGCGTTCTTGCGAGTCAAGTGGTGCAACTTTCAGATATTGCAGCACCTGGGTTGTCACGGTATCGAGATACGTGTAAGTATCAGCCAGGTTAGGCAAGTTGCAGCGCTCTGCTTTAGGCAAGCCATCGGCGGCAAACAAGCGGCGGTATTGGGGCAGCAGAGGAGCTTGACCCGCACAGTGTTCAAGAATCCATAGCCCCTCGGTAAAAGCAATATGGCCTAAGTGCCAACCGATGGGACTAAATTCAGGATGAATTTGTTGGCAAAATGTGGTGGAGTCAACTGCTTGAAACAGGGCCAGAGTACCTGCGCGGCAGTCTTGCAACGCTTGCTGAATCTGCTGCCGACGCAACTCTAGATCGCGGAGCTGTGGGTCAGATGGGGCGAATCTGGATGTCGAGGTCATCTTCTACAGTCAGAATGCTACTTTCTGGGCAGGTGGTCCAATCTCCAGCGAACAAAGGCTCAGAAGCCACAATTACGGCATCCGGAAGCGTAGGGTCGTC
This region includes:
- the egtD gene encoding L-histidine N(alpha)-methyltransferase, which encodes MSHPPDQGVVQPLEKRLQIEHLISPSNPLATELTAGKDVVDGLGQAPKSLPPHYFYDDRGSQLFEQICGLPEYYLTRTETAILQQYAAAIAQITGPCELVELGSGSAVKTRILLDAYASLEQPLHYMPIDVSAGILESSARDLLVDYPTLQVHGLVSTYELALAKLEPAQLPTRMICFLGSSLGNLTPVACEVFFAQVKAALKPGEYFLLGFDLQKSPDILEAAYDDSRGVTAEFNLNMLHHLNWRFQGDFDVSQFQHVAFYNESLHQIEIYLKSLRSQTVHLRSLNLALEFAAGETIHTEISRKFNLASMQQDLQAKGLNPIQAWTDAKQWFGLVLCQV
- a CDS encoding ergothioneine biosynthesis protein EgtB, which encodes MTSTSRFAPSDPQLRDLELRRQQIQQALQDCRAGTLALFQAVDSTTFCQQIHPEFSPIGWHLGHIAFTEGLWILEHCAGQAPLLPQYRRLFAADGLPKAERCNLPNLADTYTYLDTVTTQVLQYLKVAPLDSQERLWHWLLQHESQHCETISFLLQLQRWTAELKPSSRLDQPQQHSDSSDFEEMVCIPAGAFQQGNDSLDAIDNERPVHSVDLATYWIDRYPVTNGQYRKFIAAGGYQNPHWWSESGWQWRQANGITQPLYWPNDPAWAAHPVCGVSCYEAEAYARFVQKRLPTEAEWEKAASWHPQKQQRQTYPWGEVFPSAESGIGRCNHDHLEGQTTLVDAYPKGQSFYGCYDMLGNVWEWTASWFDGYDGFEFYPYRGYSQVYFDGQHRVLRGGSWVTRPWGLRCAFRNWYEPGTRQILAGFRCVRDAEPPAA